CAAGGCCAAGGGGCGTGGTCCGGCCTGGCTGGCGCTGCTGGTCGGCTTGGCCGGCCTCGGCGCCGGCGCCTGGAGCGCCTGGCAGCTGCACCAGCAGCAGGGCCAGGCAGCGGCGCAGCTGGCGCAGTTCCAGCAGGTCGGCGAGGCGGCCCAGGCGCGTCTCCAGGCCAGCGAGGAGCATGTCGCCAAGCGCCTGGCCGGCCTGCCCACGGCGGACGAGCTGGCCACCCAGCGCGACCTGCTGGTGAGCCTGCAGGGTGAGCAGCAGCGCCTGGCGCAGAGCCTCTCCGGCGTGCTCGGCAAGAGCCGCGAGGACTGGCGCCTGGCCGAGGCCGAGCACCTGCTGCGCCTGGCCATGCTGCGCCTCTCCGCGCTGCAGGACGTGGACAGCGCCATCGCCCTGGTGCAGGGCGCCGACGACATCCTGCGGGCGCAGAACGACCCGCAGGCCTTCGCCGCCCGTGGCGAACTGATCAAGGTGCTGGAGGCGCTGCGCAGCCTGCCGCAGGTCGACCGCAGCGGCCTGTTCCTGCAGCTGGCCGCCCTGCGCGAGCAGGTGGCCGGGCTGCAGCTGCTGGCCCCCGAGTACATTGTCCCGGCCGAGGTGCCGAGCAGTGTCACGGTCAGCGACAGCAGCCGCTGGCAGGCGCTGTGGGAGCAGCTGTCGCGCTATGTGCGCATCGACCTGCACGCCGACCAGGACGTGCGCCCGCAGCTGGCCGGGCAGAGCCTGGCGCAGGTGCGCCTGACCCTGGCGCTGGCCCTCGAGCAGGCCCAGTGGGGCGCGCTGAATGGCGAGCCGGAAGTCTACCGCCAGGCCCTGGCCGCCGCTGCCGAGGTGCTGGATACCTACTTCGACCGCGACAACCAGGCCGTGCAGGCCCTGCGCAAGCGCGTCGACGAGCTGGCCGGGCAGTCGGTGGTGGCCGGCGTGCCCCCGCTGGACGATGCGCTGAACACCCT
This DNA window, taken from Pseudomonas alcaligenes, encodes the following:
- a CDS encoding uroporphyrinogen-III C-methyltransferase, which produces MSETAPQISEPTPQPAAEQPPVAKAKGRGPAWLALLVGLAGLGAGAWSAWQLHQQQGQAAAQLAQFQQVGEAAQARLQASEEHVAKRLAGLPTADELATQRDLLVSLQGEQQRLAQSLSGVLGKSREDWRLAEAEHLLRLAMLRLSALQDVDSAIALVQGADDILRAQNDPQAFAARGELIKVLEALRSLPQVDRSGLFLQLAALREQVAGLQLLAPEYIVPAEVPSSVTVSDSSRWQALWEQLSRYVRIDLHADQDVRPQLAGQSLAQVRLTLALALEQAQWGALNGEPEVYRQALAAAAEVLDTYFDRDNQAVQALRKRVDELAGQSVVAGVPPLDDALNTLQAYLKRREAAELLPEAVEEDGQ